The DNA sequence AGCCTGTTTAGGGCGAACACAGACGTAGaccaaataaagaaaaatgccCAACACAATTTGGGATTCAtgatcgaactcttgacctttttGAATTTAGCGTTCTAATACCAGGTCATGATACTACTCATTCCAAAACCTTCAATAGACAGAAAAGATAACATTAATGcttatatctctaatatttcATAAATATCTATTTGTACAAATATTCTATTAGTTCCTCATACTTTCTCGTATGAAAATAGTTGCACTAATTATTATGTCTTTAACATCGTAAAAGTACCTcacattaatttttaatttatttttcgtTATGTTGATTTTTAGTAACATGTGTCTTACTATAGTTTGGCCACATATAATAGTATATAATGATATAGTTACAAAAATATTCTTGATACATGATATACTAACTTAGATCATTATATCATATATCATAATATTATTTGTTCACATATCATCTATTATATCAACATTATAGATATAATTGATTATGTATTAATTcctaaataattaaaatatcatGTCCCAAATTAattctttcataaatttattctcaatttttttatacatttaaatttttcaatacttttaaatacactaattttaattatattttttatatgttgtGTAAATACAAATacttatataaatttttaagatttagttcatataattttttctataataatttaatactaataaattttataatatatacttatgttatttaataaaaaaattatatgattgattaaataaatattttttattttagtcacCAAAACTTGTATTTTATAGGAATAAAAAACGtatattttggtttttaatttttttttaaaaatgtgcGTATTTTTGGacgaaaataaaaaagtatgCTTACTCAATCATATCattcttttattaaattattgtaaaaaaaatataacatcttaaaaatattttataaaaatatttatatttaaataatatattaaaaaatataattaaaattagtataTAAAAGATGAGTAATTCTCCACGTACAAGTGATTTTTCATACAAGTCATATAAGTCATTTATAAACACGCCGTTTTACGTTTTTTTTGcgcctctttttcttcttcttctttctctgtgcttcctcttcctcttcctcttcttcttcttctttctctatgtctctttttcttctcttcctccctctttttttattgaaatttcttctcctcttttcgttttctctttctccttcatcaaaatcaccagaaaaaacgaagaaatattattcaaggtacgtttcttgccttctctttctccttcttcttcttctttttgctacacgttcttcttcatttacgtgcttttctctttgttttctttcttcgttGTTCTggtttctattattttttgacatcaagctctgaaatcgtttttaaagaagaagaagcagcagcagaagatgaggaggaaaaagagaaagagttctgaattatgcataaggtgtacttcaacgaatttcgagtgtatttcttaaattctttgggtgtatttttgtaatcctttgggtgtatttctataattctttgggtgtattgatttcaagaagaaatatacTGTCTCTCCCTAtattgggtgtatttcttaaatcctttgggtgtatttctgtaatcgtttgggtgtatttttgtaatcgtTTGGTTTATTTCTGtaactgtttgggtgtatttctgtaattcttttgatgtatttctataatcgtttgggtgtatttttgtaatcgttcaggtgtatttctgaagttccatcatcttcaaaacaatttcaaagcttgatttcaaaaaccatgaaaattgaaaaaaacaGAAGGAGATCAAAGGCAAAGAGAGAATGCTTTTCCATACAAATcatacaagtcatttatattcacGCTTCTTCTTCTGTAACGTGCGTGTTAGGCCCAACTTATAAGACTTGTAAACAAAAAtaacttgtatgtgtagcactccttataaaagatattaaaaattttaaatttatcaagaaacaagagaaaaaaaatggagtgctgaaaaaattaatttaatacacatttaattttaaagattaaaataaattatttcatataaaataatgactaatttaatatatttataataataacataacaaatgaggcataaataaataatattataatatgtGTCACTTAAAATGCATATCAAGCAACATTAGTGTGCCGCCGACGAATAACAGATTAGGAATTAACGTGGCCATTTTTGCCACGCCAAACTCAAAACCACTGTGAAGATTTACTAAGTAAATATATGGGGAagatttttttggtgactaaaaaaaaaaataaagagtgtaacagttttaatttaataaagaGCATTTAAATAATAATCATCTCTTTATCATAATATTTGCCGAATATAATGTATATTAATTTATGAAatataattgtttaaaaatattatttatatattaaaaagtaattattagatcaattattaatttatttaatttatattttaatatatattttatatcgaTAATTATATTAACTGTCACCGGCACATTTGATgtaaatcaaaattttgaaaaaaaataaaaataaaaaataaaaaatatttttaacaagtgaaaaaataaatatctgcAACAGAGGGTAGAGTCATAGGGCCCCATACCTCAACTTGTGCCAATGAACCTCAAGCAATTCTTCCACTACCCAATTGGGTTTTGTACACTAGACTCTCAAGTTTGACATATTTTATTGTGGCCcaaaactttaaaaatttacAGTGTCACCCCAAGATAACTACGAATTACACACCATCAAACTTGAGAGTTAACTTGGGCCTCCTAATTTCTAGTTATTTAACTCCAATCCCAACATTGTTATTGCATAAATCCTTATGGGTTTTTCCCCTTGAACAGGAACAGGAAAGGCATCACCAAGTTAATAATAAGAACCAATTGGCGCTTTTGATTTTTCGTGTGGAAGAGAGAAAGGTGTATGATAATATATTGTGAGGAAAAAGGTGTTTTATTTAGTTATGGAATGCATAAATCGATTTATTTacattgttttattttttaaacaaataatcATAAATCGGACGGTCTGATTTgtgatttcaaaaataaaaaaaattttaatgttaaaattggaccattagatttttattttaataaataaaaaaataaaaaatacaaatcaaatctttcgatttagaatttatttttttatcaaacaaaTCAGAACGtctgatttaaataaaataccatataaaaaaacacttaatttttcaataacaatatattacacatatatttaatcaatataaaaaaaattagccaccAATTGAAATagattatttgatttttatttaaatgattaTTATGCATGTAAAGAGTGGTTGGGAGAGAAGTGATGTGTTTGAAGAATAAATTGTTGAAGGACAGCAATGGACATGTGTCGTATGTTTGTGGTGACTGGTGAGCAAAATCGTATTCTTGGTTATAGGGGATTGCATAATGCATAATTGCATATCATTACGTAGAAAAGCAATTCTGTGTTTTCAATAATAAAATTCAGTATGTTTTGAGTGGTATAGCATCATTTCATATTTTAAGGAACGATACTGAAAAAGTTTAtatcaaaaaacaaaaacaaaaaaaccaCAAGCTTGGGTATTTCTGTCTATTTCACAACCTAGAAAATTCTATGCCAAACAAGGAAGAGACTATTCAACAAAAGTGATTTTTGCGTTCTTCCCGTATCTTGCCCCATCCTAAGTCATAATTCAAATCTTACCACTTAcataacatatatttttatattattatcgGATTTGAGCTTTCCACATTATTAAACCTTCCAAATCAGCAAATGTTTGAGTTATAGTCGTATCAATTGATTAATTAAAGCAAAGAATTAACAGAGCAggctaattaattaataagataCGAATAACATGATCCTGAAGGTGGCAAAAGCGTTAATATAGCAAATGAGAAAGGACAAAAAAGGGAATGTAGAATAACACCCATGACCAATAATAACTTCCCACGTCGCCCATAACTAAGTGAAAGCACCAAAAAGCGCTTTTATATACAAAAACACTGACACAAACGAcgcatctctctctctctctctctctcctcatcGATCCCAAATTCACCAGGGTTAGGGTTTCTCTTCTCTCATCTTACTCGCTAATTCGTTCTGAAATTTCTCTGATTGTTAATCGTTACTTTTCATTTCCGTTCCTTTTTTCTTACTCCTTTGGTGGATCAAAGATTCGTATCCGATTCTAGTATGAGCTTGTTCTAGATCGACGTCAAGGTCTCGTTTTCctgtttcatttttttttggtttcgATTTTCTTTTCCCGGTCAAACTGGTAAGATCATCGTTTATATATTGGAATTTACATTTCTCGCGTTCCAGTTTACAGGATcatggtgttttttttttcctgatAATGGTGGTGTGACTGGTGCTTTTGTTGAATTTTGTAATAAATTTATCTATAAATTTTTCAGTGCAGAGACTTAATATTGTTGGTGTCTGAATTCTGTGTCATCTGATTGGAGAGTATTAAGTATTAACTGTTCTGGTTGTAGCTCCTGAAACTAGTTTATCCTAACGTTGAATACTTTGAATGCTTTTTGGGGTTTGTTATTGTGTTTCTCTGTGTTTCTGAAGCTTctggtaattttttttgtctataCTAAATACTGTCTAgtgtttttacttttacttgaaACTCTGTTATCAAGGTTTTTGGTGATgcttgatttttgtttttttattttataaaaaaaggaagaaaatttTCATGTTGGTGGATAGTAATGATATTTTACCATTTCATGATCTGTTCTGGTAAATTTATATTGTGTATTTGGGGTTTGATACTTTGATACATGCGGAGCTCGTGTACGGTGTATCTGCAGTAGTCGAAGTTGGTTGTCATAACTAAGGCTGGTTTGGGAAAATTTATTACTGgactgcttttttttttttttttttttttttggggtttGAATTTGATCATGTATAACTGTCGTAGCATTTCAATCCGAGGGAGGCTCAACTTACAATTGAGGAGAAATAAAATTCATGTAGACATATTCAATCTTCTGTGTTGTAAATTTTTGTTCAATGAGTTATGTCAATATACAACCTTAATTAAAGTAGTATCAATGCCTTAACTTGGCATATGAGCAAGTGATAAGTATCGGGATTGTTTTAAAGTACCTTTTTTATAGCTGTaagccccccccccccccccccccccccccctgtTGGAGCATCTGGAAGCCCCACTTATCTATGTGTTTCAGTATTGTAACTTGGGTGGATTGAGGTATACCGATCAAACTTGTGTGCTATCTTAATGAATTTGACAAACTATAATTGTCAACTTGGTCTTGAAGATTTTGCATCACTTTTTTCGTATTCTTATGTTTTTCCCTCTATGTAACCGTATATTGCACAGTTGTAAGGAAAAAAGACACTGTCCTGGAGAGAATAAGAGAATTCCTTGTTTAAGTTATGTCAGATTAGGAACTTGTTAAGcattattatttaaattcagCCAAATATGGTGTTCATAATTGCAACTTTTTATTGGTTACTAATCATAATAGAAATATAGGGTACTGGTTGTGGTCCAGACCAGAGTGCCatatatttattgttaattACTGCTCACTTGATGCCAGATCTAGATGATGtttatttgaatatttgtgGTGCAGGAAAGTTGAAAAAGGATGGACCATGACAAAATTGGTTGCCAGGCTCCCCCTGAAGGTCCTACATTGTGCATCAACAACTGTGGTTTTTTTGGTAGTGCAGCTACCATGAACATGTGTTCGAAGTGCCACAAGGACATGATGCTGAAACAGGAGCAGGCCAAGCTTGCAGCATCGTCCATTGGGAATATTATTAATGGGTCATCAAGCAGCAGCGGAAATGATCTTCTTGTTGCTACCACCAATGTGGATATCCCAGTCAATTCAGTAGAGCCTAAAACTATCTCAGGGCAACCTCTATTTGGTTCAGGTTCTGAGGAGACTGGTGAGGCAAAGCCGAAGGATGGTCCTAAACGTTGCAGTAGCTGCAACAAGCGGGTTGGTTTAACAGGGTTCAATTGTCGGTGCGGTAACCTTTTCTGCACTGTACATCGTTACTCAGACAAACATAACTGTCCATTTGATTACCGCACTGCTGGACAGGATGCCATAGCTAAAGCAAACCCAATTGTCAAGGCTGAGAAGCTTGACAAGATTTAACATTTGTTTGTGCTTAAGTTTCACTGCGCTGAGATTTTGTTATGCTCGATTTCATCATGAAATGACCAAGTTTCCTGCATATTTTAATGGTGTTCTTATTATATTGTTGTATGTGGTGTGGGATACTTGGAGTTGTAGGACATGTCTGCAATACGAAGTAGAGCTCTCTATCATGTAACTGGCAAAAGAAATATATATGTTCGCCCCCCAGTGTATTAAGCTTTTAAATCTCTGCTGGTTCGGTGGAACTTGTTGGTTTTACCTTTATAGTAGTGCATCTATGATGCTTAAAAATGGTATGCACAATTTACACAAGATTTCAAGAGCATCCTAGATTTGTGGTTAGTTAGATTGTAATTGTTGTGGCCTTCTAGTGTTTTTATTCCTGTGCTTTTCTTGTGAAAACTTCTCAGACTAAGGCTGGCAAAAACCTTATATTAATATTAGGGGGAAAAAATCGGAAGactggaaaaaaaaagaaagaagcagAGGAACTTAGCTTCTATTTAATAAATTGATGCGTATTAGAATATGGACGGCGATGTAATTTCGTATAATAAACTCATAAGCACATCTTTAGACTTGTGTTGAAGGCCAATTTTAACTCCGAAGTCTGCAGTTACAACACAGATTGTCGGTCTCAATGAATTGCGGGAAGAACAAATTTCAGTGGCAGGGATTACAAAAGTTTAAATAACGGGAATCTATGGGAGGAAAAAAAAATGTCCTAATTTAACAAGTGAGCCAAGTTCCAAAGTTACTCTCAATAGTCAATAGCCAATCTAGACTCAGATTCAGATAAGGAGTTACTAGTTGACACAATAAGAATAGAAGTCAGGTTCTTGATCCAATTTCAGTGCCATCACATATtcgaaaaattatttaaaaggaaaatatatatattttttgacaAATGCCAACCTAATTAAAAGTCCTCAACGTTACAGTAATAGACTAATAAAAACTTGGACttgaagattttattttttgtcagaAGATATTCAATCTCAATAAAGAAGTGGCTTTATGTTTATTTGGGCTCGGATTAGACGTTCCAAATTAAGTATTGGAATTGTATATCAATCTAAATAGAAGCACATACATGATCCATCTCTCTGGCTCAGCCCAACCTGCAACCATTTGTCCTTTTTCATTAGTTGTTGAAATATTTGAACCTTTCGGTAATTTACGTCTTTACGACAATAAATAGGGCTTCTAATTGATTAAAGTTAACTGTTGTAACTTATATAAAGCATTTGATCCAGTAGCAATCGACAAAATATAAACTGCTATGCTGGTGGTTCAGAGAATGAaattaaaaagttttgaaaTTTTCTGATGGATTTAATGCATATGCGTAATTTGActtgtattttttatataaactt is a window from the Arachis stenosperma cultivar V10309 chromosome 3, arast.V10309.gnm1.PFL2, whole genome shotgun sequence genome containing:
- the LOC130968842 gene encoding zinc finger A20 and AN1 domain-containing stress-associated protein 8-like; amino-acid sequence: MDHDKIGCQAPPEGPTLCINNCGFFGSAATMNMCSKCHKDMMLKQEQAKLAASSIGNIINGSSSSSGNDLLVATTNVDIPVNSVEPKTISGQPLFGSGSEETGEAKPKDGPKRCSSCNKRVGLTGFNCRCGNLFCTVHRYSDKHNCPFDYRTAGQDAIAKANPIVKAEKLDKI